From the genome of Delphinus delphis chromosome 8, mDelDel1.2, whole genome shotgun sequence, one region includes:
- the OR6A2 gene encoding LOW QUALITY PROTEIN: olfactory receptor 6A2 (The sequence of the model RefSeq protein was modified relative to this genomic sequence to represent the inferred CDS: inserted 3 bases in 2 codons), which yields MERKNQSGRVSESVLLGFPAPVPLRALLFALLLLAHVLVLTENTLIIMAIRNYPSLHKPMYFFLANMSFLEIWYVTITIPKMLAGFVGSKQGHGQLISFEGCMTXLYFFLGLGCTECVLLAVMAYDCYVAICRPLHYPVIVSGRLCVQLVAGSWAGGFGISMVKVFLISHLSYCGPNNINHFFCDVSPLLNLSCTDMSTAELTDFVLAIFILLRPLSVTRASYMAITSAVMCIPSASGLHKAFSTCASHLXVVVIFYAVSIFIYARPKAISAFDTDKLVPVLYTVIVPLLNPIIYCLRNQEVKRALRRTLRLYQGRDAKPGKASRVG from the exons ATGGAGAGGAAGAACCAGAGTGGGAGAGTGAGTGAGTCTGTGTTGCTGGGCTTCCCAGCTCCTGTGCCACTGCGGGCACTATTATTTGCCCTTCTTCTGCTGGCCCATGTGTTGGTGCTAACTGAGAACACACTCATCATTATGGCAATCAGGAACTACCCCAGCCTCCACAAACCCATGTACTTCTTTCTGGCCAACATGTCCTTCCTGGAGATTTGGTACGTTACCATCACTATTCCCAAGATGCTAGCTGGCTTTGTTGGCTCCAAACAGGGCCATGGGCAGCTAATCTCCTTTGAGGGCTGCATGA CACTCTACTTTTTCCTGGGCCTGGGATGCACTGAGTGTGTCCTCCTTGCAGTTATGGCTTATGATTGTTATGTGGCCATCTGCCGTCCTCTCCACTACCCTGTCATTGTCAGTGGCCGGCTGTGTGTGCAGCTGGTAGCTGGCTCCTGGGCTGGAGGTTTTGGCATCTCCATGGTCAaagtttttctcatttctcacctCTCGTACTGTGGCCCCAACAACATCAACCACTTTTTCTGTGATGTCTCCCCATTGCTCAACCTTTCATGCACTGACATGTCCACAGCAGAGCTTACAGACTTTGTCCTGGCCATTTTCATACTGCTGAGGCCACTCTCTGTCACCAGGGCCTCCTATATGGCCATCACCAGTGCTGTGATGTGCATTCCCTCAGCTTCTGGGCTCCATAAAGCCTTTTCCACCTGTGCCTCTCACCT TGTTGTGGTCATCTTCTACGCAGTCAGTATCTTCATCTATGCCCGCCCAAAGGCAATCTCAGCTTTTGACACCGACAAGCTGGTGCCTGTACTCTACACTGTCATTGTACCACTGCTCAACCCTATCATTTACTGCTTGCGCAACCAAGAGGTAAAGAGAGCCTTACGCCGTACTCTGCGCCTATACCAGGGCCGTGATGCTAAGCCTGGGAAAGCTAGCAGAGTTGGGTAG